Genomic window (Eremothecium sinecaudum strain ATCC 58844 chromosome VI, complete sequence):
TAGGCAGCTTGTGAACAATAAGTCTCATGATGTCAAAAGCTGGAGTTTTGGTTGTCCATGTGGAGCGGATAGAGACTGCTTTGGAATAAAGTAGCTCGTAGTTGTTATCTAAGTCATGTAAACCTGTGGCTAGAGCTGCTAGATTATCATCGTCCAATTTGCCCTCAGTGGCGTTTAATTTGGTGATACCGGTAAATAATGAATCCGGATTGAAAGAGTTTATTTTCAAATAGATTTTAACAGGTAGGACTTTTCTGGAACGTGACGAAGACGTTTCAGAAGCAGTTGTTTGATCAAAGCCCACCGTTTCTGTGTTTTTCAAAATGAATTCCACAATTTGCTCCTTGTAACTGGTAGGTAGTTCGTAACGTGCAATGAATTTATCAGCAACATCATAAGGGTTGTCATTAGCGTTGACGGGCAACTTTAAGACAGGGCTGCCTTCTTGAACATCAATATCAAAGACATAATCGTACATTTTGCCCTCATACTCTTGCTTCTGGCTGTTACTGGAGGAGCTGACAACATCTCCGATCTTCGACCATTGGCCACAGGAAAACTGGTGGGCTTCTATAACCCCAGCAGCGTTCTTGACAACAACTACCTGCCCTTCTTTTTTGCCCGGCGCATTTAAGACTTCAGGTGGAGACAACTTGCTTTCATCGAACTCCATAGTCTGAGAACTTATGGCCATTGAAGTCACGTCATTCTTTAGTTTTTCAATTTCCTCACTCGAGGCAAGACGCACAGCGTCTGCAGTGAAGATTCTTACTAAATTGTCGCTGCTTGCAACTGCTATATCCCCATTTGACAGCACATCAAGTGACCATATAGAAACCGCTGGAACCCTAATCACCTGTAAGATCTCTCCGTTAAGACTCCAAATTCTAACAGATCGATCCTCCCCACAGCTCACCAATCTATCTGACCCCAGAAATTTGACACAGTATACAAAACTTTCATGACCTTCAAAAGTTTTAAGCACTTTACCGTCAAAATCGCAGTGCTTAATAGTTCCATCGTTAGAGCAACTCAGGAAACTATCCCCAGAAGGTGAAACGGTAACATATCTAACAACATCATTGTGCACGCTTTCATAAGTTTTCAAAACCTTAGATCCTTCCCAAAGCTTGATAGTCTTATCTGCAGATGCAGTAAGGAACCTATTCTCACCAGGTAAAATAATCGCATGCCATATCGCTGCAGTATGACCACGTAGATCAAACTTCAGGTCGCCCTTATACCAAACCTTGGCAGTTTTATCCCAACTGCTACTGATTACCCAACCATTTCCACTGCTAAGCCCACAGACATTACCATTATGACCAGCTAAACAATAAGTAGCCTCCTGATCCATATCAACCAATGGTGATACGGCTTTAATTAACATATTTTGACCACCATAATAAACCAAATGatcttcctcatcaaaGCAAACACAATTTACGTATTTAATATCCCTGTGAATAATCATTCCATTATTCCAAACGTTGCCTTTAGTCTCATCCCTATTCCAAATCTGAACAGTTCCATCCCTAGATCCGGTAACGACCTCGGTATCACTAATTGCAATAACACACTTAACGTCCTGGTTATGCCCAACCAAATTACTGCTTAGATCATACATGGCAATGAGTTTCGGTACTACCTTTGATTCTCTTTAAGTTTGCCACTTGTTGAAGTTTATAAATGTATGTTTTCCTTAAATGTAGGAAAAAAGAAATCTCAACATAAAAACTTATTTAACTTACAGTTATATGTTCTAATTCTAACAAGACTTGAGAGAATAGTCTAAGAGGTTATAAAAGCTGGGTAGGGTATTGGACTAATTAAAGATAACTAAAATGCCCGGATCAATTCTGTACACTAGATTAGGTGAAAAGTTGGTTTTCAGACTAGATGATAATTCTAAGAATAATACAGTAATCTCAATTTCTCCCCATGAAACTGGTATTAATATCGTGAATTCGGCTGAATTTCCAACCTACGGGTTAATAAATAGTGTTGCTGCTATTATTGGGGTGATAAAACTAAAAACTAATAGATACGTTATTGTTGCAGAAAAGGTGGACGTGGTTGGAACGTTGAATGGAAATACTATTTATCATGTTAAAGAGTATGGTATTGTACCTGTGAATGCCACTACTAAACCGCATGCAGAAGAGTGCCAATATTTTGCTTTGTTAGATGCTCATTTGAAGAATGCAGAGTTATTCTTCTCGTACACATATGATTTAACGAACTCTGCTCAAAGAAATGAAGATCACGGTAACACTGGATCTTGGAAGACAGCAGATAGCAGATTCTTTTGGAATCACCATGCCACGGAAGAACTGAGGGATCTTGCTTCTGATATGAAGGGAGTGGATGACTTTATAGTGCCTATGATATATGGTTATGCGAAAATTGTAGCTACTGCGTTCAATAATACGCCGCTAACTTTCGGTTTGATAACCAGGAGAAGCAGACATAGAGCTGGGACGAGGTATTTCCGTAGAGGGATTGATGAAAATGGATATGTAGCCAACTTCAATGAAACTGAACAGATCCTGTTTATAAATAACGTGGTCTCTGGTGAGTCACAACTTTTCTCATTTATACAGACGAGAGGCTCGGTTCCAGTTTACTGGGCAGAGATTAACACGTTGAAGTACAAGCCTATGCTAGTGTTGGGTGAGAACAGTTCTATGGATGCGTTTAAGAAACACTTTGATGAACAGAAGAAATTCTACGGTGTAAACTATCTTGTGAATTTGGTGAACCAAAAGGGTCATGAACTCCCAGTGAAGGAATCTTACGAGACTGTTGTCAACGCTACCAATGACCCTCAATTAAAGTACATATACTTCGACTTTCACCATGAGTGTAGCAACATGAGGTGGCACCGTATCAACCTGTTAGTTGAGCAGTTGAAAAAAATTGGCTGGGACAAAGAAGACTATTTTCACAAGACCCTGCAAAATGGTGTCACTAAATCCATTGTGAAGCAGCAGAAGTCTGTTTTGAGAACCAATTGCATGGATTGTTTGGACAGGACTAACGTTGCACAGTCCACTTTTAGTAGTTTTGTTTTCCAACAGCAACTAGAGGACTCCGGTTTGATTTCGCAACCAAACTTCTGGCAGTTTGACCAGGCTTTGCTCTCTAAATTCCAAAACCTATGGGCTGATAACGCAGATTATGTGAGCAGTGCTTATTCAGGAACTAGAGCATTGAAGACTGATTTCACTAGAACCGGCAAACGTACTTACATGGGAGCTTTCCAAGATCTGGTTAACTCTATATCAAGATATTATCGTAACAACTTTATTGATGGTGCAAGGCAGGACAACTATGATCTGTTTTTGGGAGTTTTCAAGCCTTACGGGACTGTTTTAGAATCTCCATTCAGCGATAAACGTCCTATGATGATCCAAATGGCTCCTACAGTTCTTTATGCTGCCCTCACTGTGATGGTTGCCACAATAGTATTTCCAAAAGGTAGCTTTCTCAGTTCGAAGAACTTAGGCTTTTTTCTCGGCTCTTCCGTTATTTTAGCTGTAACTCTACGTTTTATCTTTCAGAACGGTATGCAGTACGTGAGTTGGCCAAAATTAACTGACTTAGGCTTCGTTGTTGCTATACAATCTCATAATAAAGAGCAGGTTTTCAGCGGGATCACTTACGCACCAAGTCCAAGGTTTGTAAGTCCAAATGTTTTGAAAAGAGACTAGACTAATTCCAAGAGAAAATACATACGAATCATAAATATATCTTTACTCTGACTGTAAATTTACAACGGTAGTCACTAATCGAATAATTGTTGAATGAATTCTGAAGGATTTTCTGATTTCATCAGTGCTTCCCCAATCAACAACCCATTAACCCCTTCTCTTCTATACTTTTGGGCATCCTTTTTTGATGAGATTCCTGAGAGGGCTAGAAGTAATGTTCCCTCTGGAATCAAGTTTACCATTGAACTTGTAGTACCCAAGTTCACAACGAATGAGTCGAGATCTCTATTGTTTACGCCAATGACCTTGGCATTGATTTCCAAAGCACGCGACAGGTCCTCCTTAGTGTTGACCTCCACAAGGGGTTCAATCCCTAAGTCCTTCACAGCATACTCATAAAGGTCTTTTAAAGCCTCCTTTGATAGCATCTTAACAATGAGAAGAACACTATCCGCTCCAGCCAATCTAGCCTCCAGAATCTGGTACCTGTTAAAGATAAAATCCTTCCTTAAAATACAGGGCCTATTTTCTGGAGAGTACTTTATGTCTAGAACGCGCCTTACGTTTTTCAAGTCCTCCAGGCAGCCTTTGAACCAATGGGGCTCTGTCAACACTGAAATAGCAGTAGCGCCTGCTTCCGCATACACCAACGCTTGGGTAGCAGCAATGCCTTTGACATTAATGTCGCCCTTGGAAGGTGACGCACGCTTAATCTCCGCTAGGATAGCCAAACCGCGAGGTGCACTCGAAAGCTTCGAGTAGAAGTCATGCACCTGAGGAGCCATGCCCAACTGGAAGTTCTTTTCTAAATCCTCAAAAGTCAACCCAGGCGTACGAGATATTTCTGCAACATCTTCCTCACGTTTAGCTAGAATTTGTTCCAATATGGACTTCTTTAAATCAATTTTCTCTATTTGAGCACGTTCGTTCTCTTCCCAGGTACCACCGGTCATAGTCAGAACATTCTTAATCATCAAGTAGCCCTCCGCAGAGATGATAGATTCAGGGTGAAATTGAACTCCCTCAATAGTGTACTTCTTATGTCTGATTGCCATAATTATACCATTTGAAGTCTTCGCTGTCACTTCCAAATCGTCCGGAATAGTACCAGGAGAACCAGCCAGCGAGTGATACCTAGTAACAGGAATACCCTGTTTGACACCCTTGAACAAACCAAGCCCGTCATGGAAAATCTCAGAAGTCTTACCATGAATGATCTCACCTGCGCCAGTAACTGTGCCCCCAAAGTGCTCGTATATGCATTGCTGTCCAAGACAGACACCAAAAATAGGCTTCTTACCCTTAAAGTACTCAATACATTTATTCGATATACCTCCATCAACCGATGGATGGCCTGGTCCCGGTGATATACAGATGATATCTGGGTTTAAAGCTTCGATTTCCGGGACAGTTATTTTATCGTTCCTATGGACAAGGACTTCCGCCCCGGCTTGGCAGAAGTACTCATATAAGTTCCATGTAAACGAATCATAGTTGTCAACCAACACTACCCTCTTAGGGTGTTCCATTCTCGTTTGTATTTTAGTTACTTATGCCTGTTTAGATAAACAACGTAAAACGTTTCAGATTCTGTCTGCACTTTAATACGCACTTTTTCAGTGAATATGACTCAGTTTTTTGACGAATGTGCTGTTTGGATTACGAACACACCAAAGTTCGGTGGCCGTCAAGGGCCTTGAAATATTTTAAGTAATATCGAACCGTATTATTAGAAGCTTAATACATGATTCTAAAGTGATGTATAAATATTTAGTAGACATGAGAATGACCCTGTTGCAAAATGTCAACCCCCACTAAGGGCCAGGGACAGCGCGCGGGCGCGTGTCAGGGCCTTGTTCTTTCACGTACTGTAACAATACATAAAACACTACAAAAAATCCCCCAAACCCCACAACCGGTATATGTTCCACTCCCCAATTGCGCGCTCTACGGACTCTATTAAGATAgagaaaaaaaaaatgcGCAGATCCTGTACATTCAATTAGCTACAAATCTCAAAAGAGCTACATGCAGTTTGAAAACGCATTGTCTTCGCATTAACGCCCAACGCCTCGCATAACACGTACTGTACGCCTCTGACCGTTTAAGCTCTCCCAAGTCCCCCCTTTTAACCTTTATCTGCGTTTGGTGAAAATTAAGATCTTTCAAGCCGTAAAGAGTGACTTTATATCGTGCCCGGATTTGGGATAAAGAGCAACTACACAAAAAATAACACGAGAAGTAGACTATTGCCTCCCTACCCTAATAAACACAAGGTTGTTGTTATTCCACAATTGAACCATTGTCACAGTAAATAAAGTGATTATCGAATATGTCTAGTATTATAGAAGCGTCCGCTGCTTTGAGAAAGAGAAAGCATTTGAAAAGAGGTATTCAATTTACTCTTATGATTGTTGGGCAGTCTGGATCCGGGAGATCTACATTCATTAATACTTTATGTGGCCAGGAAGTCGTAGAAACATCAACAACTGTATTGCTTCCCAATGATGATTCCTCTCAAATCGATGTGCAATTGAGAGAAGAAACTGTGGAACTGGAGGATGATGAAGGCGTCAAAATTCAGTTGACGATCATTGACACACCAGGTTTTGGCGATTCTTTGGACAATTCTCCATCATTTAACATGATTTCAGACTATATTCGCCACCAGTACGATGAAATCTTGTTGGAGGAAAGTCGAGTGAGAAGAAATCCACGTTTTAAAGATGGGCGGGTACACTGTTGTCTTTACTTGATCAATCCTACAGGTCACGGGTTAAAGGAAATAGATGTTGAGTTTATGAGACAATTAGGGCCCTTGGTGAACGTCATTCCTGTCATTAGTAAGGCGGACTCATTGACTCCTGACGAACTGAAACTGAACAAGAAATTGATCATGGAAGATATCGACTACTATAACTTACCCATATACAGCTTCCCATTCGATCAAGAGGTCGTCAGCGACGAAGACTACGAGACTAACACTTACCTTCGTTCATTATTGCCGTTCTCCATCATTGGCTCTAACGAGACCTTTGAAACACCAGAAGGTGCCGTAGTACACGGAAGAAGATACCCATGGGGCACAATAGATGTCGAGGACCCTGCAGTTTCCGACTTTTGCGTCCTAAGAAATGCCTTATTAATTTCGCATTTGAACGATTTGAAGGATTATACCCATGAATTGCTATATGAAAGATACAGAACCGAAGCTTTATCTGGTGACATGCTGACCGCCAGTAGCGTCTCGTCCAAGTTGATAAATAATGGCTCACAAGAATTTATTGGCTCTCCTGTCATGTCAGGTGCGGCGTCCGAATCTGCACGTGGTAGTGGAGTCCCAGATGCAGAGTCCAGAAACTCGACCAAGCAGTCATCTAACCAAGATACCTACCTCGCCCGCGAGGAACAAATTAAAATGGAGGAGAAACGCTTAAAGGCTTTTGAAGAAAGAGTTCAACAAGAATTGCTATCAAAAAGACAAGAATTATTACGGAGAGAACAAGAATTAAGGGAAATTGAGGAGAGACTAGAAAGGGAGGCTAAAGTGAAGCAAGATGCAGAAGAATAACCACGGTATAGTTTACAGAGTGTTAACGTAATAGCTTTAAAAAAAGTAGGCATCATAGGCTAGTTATAAACACATATATTAATATGTATATATGTAGCAAAGGTATTGTGAATTAAAGAGATATGCACTTTAGTAAAGTGGATCATCGCCTATCAACTTTGACGCCTCAGCCATTATCTTTGCTAATCATCCTAACGCGAAATCTTCATTTTAATTTACATTGCCACATGAGGAAACTGACGCGTCGATATATTTTATAATCCGGTGGCCAAGAAAAAGAAAGTTAATCCGACACATTCTTTTTGCGTTAGTATATAAACCACAAAAAAATTTCCACCAGTCTACAACGAAAATGAAGATCAGCACTTACGAAACGGATCAGCAGTAATTACGGTATTTGAAGCTAAAGGATTCGGATCCAGATGGATCCATTGTTTAGCACTTTCTTGTAGTTAGTATATCTCCCGGATTATTATGATGCAAATTTATATGATGAGGAACTAGATAGGGACAACAGATCTTCAATGACGAGGAAAGTCTTTTCAATGCCCAGTTTTTAGTAGAGCTTGGGCGCTAAACCTGACTTGTTTGCATCTATTAATGTTTGGGAGTGTGGAAACTAAGTGATATTTCTGTAAATAGTTGTACACAATGTATTGTAAAATGTCAAGAGAGATATCAAACCTCTTAAAAGATGGAAATGTAGGAAGTTTTAAGTTCCTCAGTTCGGTGGTTTCTTCCAGGATTTCATGGATTTATGAGCAACGAACTGTAGGGCTTTCTTTTCTGGTGGAGATTTTTCTAACGACATTGGCGCGTTGAAAGAGTCCTGTGGGAACACTAGAATGTCACCAACCAACTTTGGTACAGAAATATGATGAAAGTCCTTCCATGTGATTTTGGTCAGAATACCGCTCTGCACATAGTCGTTGAGGTATGTAAAAATGACATCTGTCCATGCACCGGAGCCTGTCCAACCCATTATATTTAGGTCATTTCTGAGATTGACTTTCAAGTCCCCGGTTTTCATTCTACGTAAGGTTTCCTCTGTAATTCTTGCGACGAACTCACGGATGATGGGATGTCCTGGTTTGGCTTGAATAACCCAGGTGCAGAATTGCAATCTTCTGATATAGTTGGATTTCCAGTCTGCGTTCTTGGCATCATGCTCAATACCGATAATAAGACCAGTTTCCTTAGGTGCGACATTTTCTGGAATCCAGTTTGGTACTGGCTGGTGCGGCTTGGTGTCAATATCTGCGTAGACACCGCCACGGGCCAAAAGAATCAAATACTTAAAGAAATCAACCTTTAAAATCGCACTGGGTAGGTTTTCGTAGGCCTCGATCACTTCTGGAATTGAAGCATAAAAGTAGTGTACCAAAGCGCTTGCTGTGACGTCGTTGGCAATCTCATGCACAAAGCCTGGATTCCTGTCGGCCCAATTTCGTTCAAAACCCTGAAGCTCGGAATCCATTCTCTCGTCCAGGTCTGAAAAAGGCCAGGTCTGCCAGATATAAGATGGAAACTTGGCTGTAATCTCGTATTCAAACCTTGCAGCTAAACGCTCGCGAAGAGTGTAGTGCTCTGCAGGCTGTCTTAACTCCGATACCTTTTTCTCGAGCATTTTACGCTCTCTATCTAATCTTTTAATTTGTTCATCTTGTTTCTTCAACAACTGTTCCGAGAGCAGTTCAAATTTATCGATAATCTCCTCATTTGTACGAGTCACTTCAGACTGTTTAAATAAGTCTTTTGGTAAGCTTTGCAACATCTTTTGCAGGTCCTTCGATTTTGACTGGCTAATAAACCTTAGGAGTAGTACAATACTAAACAAAACAGGAAGCGTGATAAACACATAACGCTTCCAGTTATTGGTCTTGTAGCCCCCGGTCATTAGAAATTGTCTGAAGAGTTTTTTGACAACTATAGA
Coding sequences:
- the DOA1 gene encoding Doa1p (Syntenic homolog of Ashbya gossypii AER448W; Syntenic homolog of Saccharomyces cerevisiae YKL213C (DOA1)), which produces MYDLSSNLVGHNQDVKCVIAISDTEVVTGSRDGTVQIWNRDETKGNVWNNGMIIHRDIKYVNCVCFDEEDHLVYYGGQNMLIKAVSPLVDMDQEATYCLAGHNGNVCGLSSGNGWVISSSWDKTAKVWYKGDLKFDLRGHTAAIWHAIILPGENRFLTASADKTIKLWEGSKVLKTYESVHNDVVRYVTVSPSGDSFLSCSNDGTIKHCDFDGKVLKTFEGHESFVYCVKFLGSDRLVSCGEDRSVRIWSLNGEILQVIRVPAVSIWSLDVLSNGDIAVASSDNLVRIFTADAVRLASSEEIEKLKNDVTSMAISSQTMEFDESKLSPPEVLNAPGKKEGQVVVVKNAAGVIEAHQFSCGQWSKIGDVVSSSSNSQKQEYEGKMYDYVFDIDVQEGSPVLKLPVNANDNPYDVADKFIARYELPTSYKEQIVEFILKNTETVGFDQTTASETSSSRSRKVLPVKIYLKINSFNPDSLFTGITKLNATEGKLDDDNLAALATGLHDLDNNYELLYSKAVSIRSTWTTKTPAFDIMRLIVHKLPSADSISKFVDAGFDSKDPILTMLTTRMLVNAFENPIWGSELMSSKAMYESVFELLDSEVPKMKPQHQNSYAVAVATLIYNYTVLALKEHNLDIVTVLANELNNKYGPSSLLQNSEEASYRLLVAYGNLSTLEPSLSQFASSITWLKHIRTKYSHLIKFQDIFEDI
- the SAC1 gene encoding phosphatidylinositol-3-phosphatase SAC1 (Syntenic homolog of Ashbya gossypii AER447C; Syntenic homolog of Saccharomyces cerevisiae YKL212W (SAC1)), whose protein sequence is MPGSILYTRLGEKLVFRLDDNSKNNTVISISPHETGINIVNSAEFPTYGLINSVAAIIGVIKLKTNRYVIVAEKVDVVGTLNGNTIYHVKEYGIVPVNATTKPHAEECQYFALLDAHLKNAELFFSYTYDLTNSAQRNEDHGNTGSWKTADSRFFWNHHATEELRDLASDMKGVDDFIVPMIYGYAKIVATAFNNTPLTFGLITRRSRHRAGTRYFRRGIDENGYVANFNETEQILFINNVVSGESQLFSFIQTRGSVPVYWAEINTLKYKPMLVLGENSSMDAFKKHFDEQKKFYGVNYLVNLVNQKGHELPVKESYETVVNATNDPQLKYIYFDFHHECSNMRWHRINLLVEQLKKIGWDKEDYFHKTLQNGVTKSIVKQQKSVLRTNCMDCLDRTNVAQSTFSSFVFQQQLEDSGLISQPNFWQFDQALLSKFQNLWADNADYVSSAYSGTRALKTDFTRTGKRTYMGAFQDLVNSISRYYRNNFIDGARQDNYDLFLGVFKPYGTVLESPFSDKRPMMIQMAPTVLYAALTVMVATIVFPKGSFLSSKNLGFFLGSSVILAVTLRFIFQNGMQYVSWPKLTDLGFVVAIQSHNKEQVFSGITYAPSPRFVSPNVLKRD
- the TRP3 gene encoding bifunctional anthranilate synthase/indole-3-glycerol-phosphate synthase (Syntenic homolog of Ashbya gossypii AER446W; Syntenic homolog of Saccharomyces cerevisiae YKL211C (TRP3)) encodes the protein MEHPKRVVLVDNYDSFTWNLYEYFCQAGAEVLVHRNDKITVPEIEALNPDIICISPGPGHPSVDGGISNKCIEYFKGKKPIFGVCLGQQCIYEHFGGTVTGAGEIIHGKTSEIFHDGLGLFKGVKQGIPVTRYHSLAGSPGTIPDDLEVTAKTSNGIIMAIRHKKYTIEGVQFHPESIISAEGYLMIKNVLTMTGGTWEENERAQIEKIDLKKSILEQILAKREEDVAEISRTPGLTFEDLEKNFQLGMAPQVHDFYSKLSSAPRGLAILAEIKRASPSKGDINVKGIAATQALVYAEAGATAISVLTEPHWFKGCLEDLKNVRRVLDIKYSPENRPCILRKDFIFNRYQILEARLAGADSVLLIVKMLSKEALKDLYEYAVKDLGIEPLVEVNTKEDLSRALEINAKVIGVNNRDLDSFVVNLGTTSSMVNLIPEGTLLLALSGISSKKDAQKYRREGVNGLLIGEALMKSENPSEFIQQLFD
- the CDC11 gene encoding septin CDC11 (Syntenic homolog of Ashbya gossypii AER445C; Syntenic homolog of Saccharomyces cerevisiae YJR076C (CDC11)) is translated as MSSIIEASAALRKRKHLKRGIQFTLMIVGQSGSGRSTFINTLCGQEVVETSTTVLLPNDDSSQIDVQLREETVELEDDEGVKIQLTIIDTPGFGDSLDNSPSFNMISDYIRHQYDEILLEESRVRRNPRFKDGRVHCCLYLINPTGHGLKEIDVEFMRQLGPLVNVIPVISKADSLTPDELKLNKKLIMEDIDYYNLPIYSFPFDQEVVSDEDYETNTYLRSLLPFSIIGSNETFETPEGAVVHGRRYPWGTIDVEDPAVSDFCVLRNALLISHLNDLKDYTHELLYERYRTEALSGDMLTASSVSSKLINNGSQEFIGSPVMSGAASESARGSGVPDAESRNSTKQSSNQDTYLAREEQIKMEEKRLKAFEERVQQELLSKRQELLRREQELREIEERLEREAKVKQDAEE
- the HOC1 gene encoding alpha-1,6-mannosyltransferase (Syntenic homolog of Ashbya gossypii AFR435W; Syntenic homolog of Saccharomyces cerevisiae YJR075W (HOC1)), with amino-acid sequence MTGGYKTNNWKRYVFITLPVLFSIVLLLRFISQSKSKDLQKMLQSLPKDLFKQSEVTRTNEEIIDKFELLSEQLLKKQDEQIKRLDRERKMLEKKVSELRQPAEHYTLRERLAARFEYEITAKFPSYIWQTWPFSDLDERMDSELQGFERNWADRNPGFVHEIANDVTASALVHYFYASIPEVIEAYENLPSAILKVDFFKYLILLARGGVYADIDTKPHQPVPNWIPENVAPKETGLIIGIEHDAKNADWKSNYIRRLQFCTWVIQAKPGHPIIREFVARITEETLRRMKTGDLKVNLRNDLNIMGWTGSGAWTDVIFTYLNDYVQSGILTKITWKDFHHISVPKLVGDILVFPQDSFNAPMSLEKSPPEKKALQFVAHKSMKSWKKPPN